The Trichosurus vulpecula isolate mTriVul1 chromosome 4, mTriVul1.pri, whole genome shotgun sequence genome contains a region encoding:
- the RPL22L1 gene encoding 60S ribosomal protein L22-like 1 has protein sequence MAPPKDKKAKRSTWKFNLDLTHPVEDGIFDSGNFEQFLKEKVKVNGKTGNLGNVVHIERFKNKITVVSEKQFSKRYLKYLTKKYLKKNNLRDWLRVVASDKETYELRYFQISQDEEGSESED, from the exons ATGGCGCCG ccaAAAGATAAGAAAGCTAAGAGATCAACTTGGAAGTTTAACCTTGACCTTACTCATCCAGTTGAAGATGGAATCTTTGATTCTGGAAATTTT GAGCAATTCTTGAAGGAGAAAGTTAAAgtcaatgggaaaactgggaaCCTAGGGAATGTTGTTCATATTGAACGCTTCAAGAATAAGATCACCGTTGTGTCTGAGAAGCAGTTCTCTAAACG aTACTTAAAATATCTTACCAAGAAGTATCTTAAGAAGAACAATCTTCGTGATTGGCTTCGTGTGGTTGCATCTGACAAGGAGACTTACGAACTTCGTTATTTCCAGATTAGTCAAGATGAGGAAGGTTCTGAATCTGAAGATTAA